The sequence GACGCGGACGAACACTTCGTCACCGATCTCGAGACCAGCGACCGCGAGTTCGTCTTCGTGGAGGTTCACGTGTACGTTGTGGTATTCGCCGTTTTCGTCTTTGGCACCACTCGGGCTGAGCTTCTTTTTCCGAACCATCGCGGTTGTCTACTCGAACTTCGCCGTAGGATATACATAAGTGTTGTCTCACCGCGCCTCGCGTGCGCGCGAGCGGAAAACACGACACAGAGGCGGAGTATTCGGCGACGACGATGGTCGACCCGCCACTAATCGCCAGCACGCTCGGGGATAATATTTAACAGTTTCGTCGGATAGTGCTCATTTAGCCGATATATTTATATCGGACCGTGCGTTCGGTTGCCATGGAGAACAGAAAACCATGGTACGTGAAGACGGTAAACGCAATTTTGCCCTTCGAGATACGAGTGGAACAGAGTCGAGCGTGTTCTCGGGTAACACCCCCCGACAAGCGGCGTTGAAGGCCGCGAGGCGGCTCGAACCGGGGAGTTCCGAGGAGGACGCCGACCGGACCGAGCTCCGGCTCCGAGAGAAGGGGACGGACAAGGTCCACATCTACGACGGGTGGGCGTGGAACGAGACCGCACCCGACAACAAACCCGACTGGATGCCCGACGACATCACCGAGGCGAACGTCTCGAAGAAGGGCATCGAACACATCGAAGAGTAGGAGATTCGCCGTCCGGACATCTTTTGAAGCCGCTGCTCTCCGACAGGATTTTTTATCGCGTGCTCAGAGGCACAACTGCGCGGCTACCACTCGACCAGACCGCACGTGCGATGCGTGGGATGACCGGTCGACCTCCTGCCGTGCGACACTCCTTTCGGAGTCACGTCGCCGTTCGACACTCTCGCGTGTCTCTGACTCTCTCGCGGTGTGAAACCGCATGACGGGGAGCACTCGGTTCGACGGTCTTTTATGTGACCCTGCCGTTGCCGGTAATGCGAAGGTCGCCCCCGACAGGGCGGCCGGGGTTGCCCCGAAGTCGTGCTCTGCACGAACCCTGTGGCAGTCCCGAGACGACGCCCTTATAT is a genomic window of Haloprofundus halophilus containing:
- a CDS encoding non-histone chromosomal MC1 family protein, with translation MVREDGKRNFALRDTSGTESSVFSGNTPRQAALKAARRLEPGSSEEDADRTELRLREKGTDKVHIYDGWAWNETAPDNKPDWMPDDITEANVSKKGIEHIEE
- a CDS encoding AbrB/MazE/SpoVT family DNA-binding domain-containing protein, coding for MVRKKKLSPSGAKDENGEYHNVHVNLHEDELAVAGLEIGDEVFVRVRDNKIIIQKADPDEVEHDF